A single genomic interval of Arthrobacter globiformis harbors:
- a CDS encoding HNH endonuclease, with amino-acid sequence MYVRVEFDALLPLGEQIDPAVLKQAVPGVPWDALFESGRTVAPSEEPKLRALWGELGPEQSDPAHAVPGTYPEGAASRVEVNRYERSTDARRDCIKHRGTTCEACGFSFEAVYGGIGKDFIHVHHIVPISQLGTDYRLDPVQDLVPLCANCHAMAHRGVSTPRSVAELKAIIESNPGRTTSRP; translated from the coding sequence ATGTACGTCCGTGTGGAATTTGATGCCTTATTGCCGCTGGGAGAGCAGATAGACCCTGCAGTCCTTAAGCAGGCCGTCCCGGGGGTTCCCTGGGATGCCTTGTTCGAATCTGGGCGAACAGTTGCTCCCTCGGAAGAGCCCAAGCTCCGTGCTCTGTGGGGCGAACTGGGTCCGGAACAATCTGACCCCGCGCATGCCGTTCCTGGGACCTATCCGGAAGGCGCAGCTAGCCGTGTTGAGGTCAATCGCTATGAGCGAAGCACGGACGCCAGGCGAGACTGCATCAAGCACCGCGGAACCACGTGCGAAGCCTGCGGGTTCTCCTTCGAAGCCGTGTACGGAGGCATCGGCAAGGACTTCATTCACGTGCATCACATCGTCCCGATTTCCCAGCTCGGGACGGATTACCGACTCGACCCGGTTCAAGACCTTGTTCCCCTGTGTGCGAACTGCCATGCCATGGCGCATAGGGGCGTTAGTACACCAAGAAGTGTTGCCGAACTCAAAGCCATTATCGAAAGTAACCCTGGCCGTACAACGAGTCGTCCGTGA
- a CDS encoding WD40 repeat domain-containing protein — protein sequence MRPGQDREERHQLLTRLLLPERGWVNICRAAVREGDVAALAQRTPYWDAFAAERRHLRPSATGIEPVTATTTARAVLGLARALSDDRFTEESVRLALDVFNQCGLTSPSASHEPFALPTETPLDRVLSEIELLRPGNPSADFTVLLARRLAGQDIKIVRKVEMPVLFDQTTAGSVGYLIVSETADGPAGLHPDPQSMSFLAADDSFQRAIANAWALVPENTTKRSFIWEIRDAATGQPVQQVAGDSLGLAWFVALDSFRLGKALTLLRLKKLDPLCAVTGRIEHARPASVEGYENKFKAAEGRGLRIVYPAIDRETAEPIATRLAATATPADDLASTVRAVRNRPNPTARIIIFALAAAFVGMLVTGAALAGQVQRAGVAADVQSLINKSQAQLAADPRKAALYALAANKLGSSVATRENVFNVAAENPNIVATLPVADQAIRLIRTDSLGRGLYVVAGDNNILRIDNDGKVESWRFQADSRVKDLAVSPDGTTLVVLDDHTIKTYDLTSGTPSLSKVILQDVAQLREQLRVYVVAASKTSLSTHNVLLISNKSATVFSGSGRTLGRIPLTGEDDENVTTAGNDLAYESGGSTVTLASSKGRVLDLRTEPLAVSTVAPQGALSGTIYSVEALPGTQILAGTSKGLYSVDYVTKTATTVPSVGVSDAQSIALTANNLAFDGGLAIIGSDGLTVAPVFDGSTLSFTLTRTGDRHLTSMAMSGGYLAVGDVGGRITYIRPGPKRTGQGTNGTRASAAAFSPDGSLFTADASRSPMAVTTIERTKSANSVASQPTSEPDTYRITRGADPIYVNNLDAGAEYLAAAGQSGSDRKRQGVLVLWKRDQQEPVQIIDFSGENSAAPFDTPDIVTQVKLIEDKNLLLAYNIRSGTVRSFRLPDMTPIASKSIGSANRAFAVTQNEASLLLLSGTSFSSDGRDITLQMLSTTDFSVRWSMAAPNAAAATPLAGRNSIAVLEDPQTMVIRSESDGSELQSIKLAAPTRDIVASPDGKLLAAIQQDGTVKILSTSDFIPAAPPMFDQHRGATVTGAWAPDGQTFVGLGLKKSSAGKPQAPTYALWDLSSNTWENYLCAVAGSDLTAGEWASLQLSSPRPALCHNQD from the coding sequence ATGAGACCGGGCCAGGACCGGGAGGAACGCCACCAGCTGCTCACCCGGCTTCTCCTCCCGGAAAGGGGTTGGGTCAACATCTGCCGCGCAGCGGTCAGGGAGGGAGACGTTGCGGCGCTTGCGCAGCGTACGCCGTACTGGGATGCTTTCGCTGCCGAGAGGCGCCATCTTCGGCCATCTGCTACCGGCATTGAGCCCGTAACAGCAACGACGACAGCCAGAGCTGTCCTTGGCCTCGCTCGCGCCCTATCCGACGATCGGTTCACTGAGGAGTCAGTACGGCTCGCATTGGACGTCTTTAATCAATGCGGGCTCACGAGCCCGTCAGCATCGCATGAGCCCTTCGCGCTGCCGACGGAGACACCGCTCGACCGCGTGCTCAGTGAAATTGAACTCCTCCGCCCCGGCAATCCCTCGGCCGATTTCACTGTCCTGCTTGCACGACGTTTGGCCGGCCAAGACATCAAAATTGTGCGTAAGGTCGAGATGCCGGTCCTATTCGATCAGACAACAGCCGGCAGCGTAGGCTACCTCATCGTCAGCGAGACAGCCGACGGGCCCGCGGGACTTCATCCGGACCCACAATCCATGTCCTTCCTGGCTGCTGACGATTCGTTCCAACGAGCGATCGCCAACGCATGGGCGCTAGTCCCAGAGAACACAACGAAGCGCTCCTTCATCTGGGAGATCAGAGACGCCGCCACAGGTCAGCCAGTACAGCAGGTCGCGGGCGACTCACTAGGGCTCGCGTGGTTCGTGGCCTTGGACTCCTTTCGGCTCGGCAAGGCCTTGACCCTGCTCAGGCTCAAGAAGCTCGACCCGCTGTGCGCAGTGACAGGACGGATTGAGCACGCACGCCCGGCATCCGTGGAAGGCTACGAGAACAAATTCAAGGCCGCGGAAGGACGTGGACTAAGAATCGTCTACCCGGCAATCGACAGGGAAACCGCGGAACCCATCGCGACACGTCTGGCAGCGACCGCCACACCCGCCGATGACTTGGCAAGCACGGTTCGCGCCGTGCGGAATCGGCCCAATCCGACCGCCAGGATCATCATCTTTGCCTTGGCTGCAGCGTTCGTCGGAATGCTGGTCACTGGTGCCGCCTTGGCTGGCCAAGTACAGCGCGCCGGCGTAGCCGCCGACGTCCAGAGCCTCATTAACAAGTCGCAGGCTCAACTTGCCGCCGACCCCAGAAAGGCCGCCCTTTATGCACTCGCCGCTAACAAGCTCGGTTCCAGCGTGGCGACGCGCGAGAATGTCTTCAACGTTGCCGCGGAAAACCCTAACATTGTGGCTACCCTGCCTGTGGCCGATCAAGCAATCCGCCTCATTAGGACGGACAGCCTCGGGCGTGGGCTGTACGTCGTCGCGGGCGATAACAACATCCTAAGGATCGACAACGACGGCAAGGTAGAGTCCTGGAGGTTCCAAGCAGACAGCCGTGTGAAGGACCTGGCGGTCAGTCCGGATGGGACGACTCTGGTTGTCCTGGACGACCACACGATCAAGACCTACGACCTCACTTCGGGAACCCCATCCCTGTCCAAAGTTATTTTGCAGGACGTAGCGCAGCTTCGGGAGCAGCTGAGAGTATACGTAGTCGCCGCGAGCAAGACCTCACTCTCCACCCATAACGTGCTGCTCATCTCGAACAAATCAGCCACAGTATTCAGCGGCTCGGGAAGGACGCTTGGGCGTATCCCCTTGACCGGTGAAGACGACGAGAACGTCACCACGGCAGGGAATGACCTCGCCTACGAATCCGGAGGATCTACAGTCACGCTGGCGTCCTCCAAGGGTCGAGTCCTGGATCTTAGAACCGAACCCCTGGCGGTTTCGACGGTCGCACCCCAAGGCGCACTCAGCGGAACCATCTACTCAGTGGAGGCACTGCCGGGTACACAAATCCTCGCGGGAACTAGCAAAGGACTCTATTCCGTGGACTACGTGACCAAGACAGCCACGACTGTCCCTTCAGTGGGTGTAAGCGATGCCCAGAGCATCGCGCTCACGGCGAACAATCTAGCATTCGACGGCGGCCTCGCGATCATTGGCTCTGACGGGCTCACTGTCGCTCCCGTGTTCGACGGGTCGACCCTGTCCTTTACGCTCACCCGTACTGGTGACCGGCACCTAACATCCATGGCCATGTCCGGCGGCTATCTGGCTGTCGGCGATGTCGGCGGGCGAATCACCTATATCAGGCCCGGACCAAAGAGAACCGGGCAAGGCACGAACGGGACAAGGGCGTCAGCTGCTGCCTTCTCCCCCGACGGAAGCCTGTTCACAGCAGACGCCTCGAGGTCCCCAATGGCAGTGACCACTATCGAGCGGACGAAGTCGGCCAACAGTGTTGCGTCGCAACCAACGAGCGAGCCTGACACGTACCGCATCACGCGCGGTGCCGATCCAATCTACGTTAACAACCTCGACGCGGGAGCAGAGTACCTGGCAGCAGCAGGCCAGTCCGGGTCCGACCGGAAGAGGCAGGGCGTGCTCGTCCTGTGGAAACGTGACCAGCAGGAGCCCGTCCAGATCATCGACTTCAGCGGCGAAAATTCGGCTGCCCCCTTCGATACCCCCGACATCGTCACCCAAGTCAAGCTGATCGAGGACAAGAACCTCCTTCTGGCGTACAACATACGGTCAGGCACTGTCAGGTCGTTCCGTCTTCCCGACATGACACCAATCGCTTCAAAGTCGATCGGCAGCGCGAACCGAGCCTTTGCCGTAACTCAGAACGAAGCTTCCCTGCTCCTCCTGTCCGGGACCTCGTTCAGTAGCGACGGCCGAGATATCACCCTCCAAATGCTGTCGACTACTGACTTCTCCGTCCGCTGGAGTATGGCAGCCCCGAACGCGGCCGCCGCCACCCCACTGGCCGGCAGGAACTCAATCGCCGTCCTCGAAGACCCCCAGACAATGGTGATCCGAAGCGAGTCGGACGGCAGCGAACTTCAGTCCATCAAGCTGGCGGCGCCCACCAGAGACATTGTCGCCAGCCCGGACGGGAAGCTCTTGGCGGCCATCCAGCAGGACGGGACCGTGAAGATTCTCAGCACGAGCGACTTCATCCCGGCGGCACCTCCCATGTTCGACCAGCACAGGGGAGCCACGGTGACGGGCGCCTGGGCACCGGATGGCCAGACTTTCGTAGGTCTCGGCCTGAAAAAGAGCAGCGCCGGCAAGCCGCAGGCCCCCACATACGCTCTGTGGGATCTCTCGTCAAACACTTGGGAAAACTATCTTTGCGCGGTAGCTGGTTCCGACCTCACCGCTGGAGAGTGGGCCAGCCTGCAGCTGAGCTCGCCACGACCCGCCTTATGTCACAACCAAGACTGA